In Picosynechococcus sp. PCC 7002, the following are encoded in one genomic region:
- the murB gene encoding UDP-N-acetylmuramate dehydrogenase: MVCSPSRSQIAAPATTLGDGTSLIQAQVPLAHYTSFRVGGQAEFYAEPSNLAETEACFEWYLKHLSGFPLTILGAGSNLLISDKGIPGLTINTKKLRYYHAQEDDGILVASAGEPIARLAWNAAKRGWKGLEWAVGIPGSVGGSVVMNAGAHQGCVADQLLWLKVLNPDGTIHQLQPTDLDYRYRTSNLQGSDHLVLEAAFQLEPGFDKAAVRAETNRNLRMRKSTQPYHLPSCGSVFRNPYPQAAGHLIEQTGLKGYQIGGAQVAERHANFIVNCGGAKAMDIFQLIQHVQAQVEQSWQVLLKPEVKILGDFS; encoded by the coding sequence ATGGTTTGCTCCCCCTCCCGTTCCCAGATTGCTGCTCCTGCGACAACCCTCGGCGACGGCACTAGCCTGATTCAAGCCCAAGTTCCCTTGGCTCACTACACCTCCTTTCGGGTTGGGGGACAGGCAGAATTTTATGCAGAACCCAGCAATCTGGCGGAAACAGAAGCTTGTTTTGAATGGTATCTCAAGCATTTATCAGGATTTCCCCTCACTATTCTGGGGGCCGGTTCTAACCTTTTGATTAGTGACAAAGGCATTCCTGGTCTCACCATCAACACCAAAAAATTGCGCTATTACCATGCCCAAGAAGACGACGGCATTCTCGTGGCAAGTGCAGGAGAACCCATTGCTCGCCTTGCTTGGAATGCGGCGAAACGGGGTTGGAAAGGTTTGGAGTGGGCCGTGGGCATTCCGGGGAGTGTTGGCGGGAGTGTAGTGATGAATGCCGGCGCTCACCAGGGCTGTGTCGCCGATCAGTTGTTGTGGCTCAAGGTACTCAATCCCGACGGGACAATCCATCAACTCCAACCAACGGATCTCGATTACCGTTACCGCACGTCTAATCTCCAAGGGAGCGATCACCTGGTTCTAGAAGCGGCTTTTCAACTAGAACCCGGTTTTGATAAAGCAGCGGTACGGGCGGAAACCAATCGGAATCTTCGGATGCGCAAATCCACCCAGCCCTACCATTTGCCCAGTTGTGGCAGTGTTTTCCGCAATCCCTATCCCCAGGCGGCGGGCCATTTAATTGAACAAACAGGATTGAAAGGGTATCAAATTGGCGGAGCCCAGGTAGCCGAACGCCATGCTAATTTTATTGTCAATTGTGGTGGGGCGAAGGCCATGGATATTTTTCAGCTAATTCAACACGTCCAAGCCCAGGTGGAGCAGAGCTGGCAGGTTTTACTGAAACCCGAAGTGAAAATTCTGGGGGATTTTTCCTAG
- the murC gene encoding UDP-N-acetylmuramate--L-alanine ligase: MKAVDLNGKPFHFIGIGGIGMSALAYVLAQKKLPVSGSDQRTSHITERLAAVGAHIFSQQVKENLQAFGGESDAIEQHNGLPQVICSTAIGQENPEFQAAQSLGCHIFHRSDVLSALVAEYDSVAVGGTHGKTTTSSLIGYIFLVAGVDPTIIVGGEVDAWDGNARLGQGNYLVAEADESDGTLVKLRPQLGVVTNIELDHPDHYQSLDQVVEIFQTFAQQCDRLIACVDCPTIATGVVPYQVGYGLQNLEQADYWATDIHYGATSTQATIWERGDRLGEINLALLGAHNLSNALGAIAAARCCGVPFEPIAEALASFQGAKRRFEIRGQYQGITLIDDYAHHPSEIEVTLQAARLRAGQGRRVVAIFQPHRYSRTQAFFDEFAKAFKNADVTIITDIYSAGEKNVDNLTGEALQQAIAHQQDGDVAYYPDLQSLPTWLAPQLQTGDLVLLLGAGNLNQTIPSLLAQLSANGDPALPQAPLTQCSAPD, encoded by the coding sequence TTGAAAGCAGTAGATCTAAACGGAAAGCCATTCCATTTCATTGGCATTGGCGGGATTGGGATGTCTGCCCTTGCCTATGTCTTGGCCCAGAAAAAATTACCCGTCTCTGGCTCTGACCAACGCACCAGTCACATTACAGAACGCTTGGCGGCAGTGGGTGCCCATATTTTCAGTCAGCAAGTCAAAGAAAATTTACAGGCCTTTGGAGGAGAGTCCGATGCCATTGAACAGCACAATGGTTTACCCCAGGTCATTTGCTCAACGGCCATTGGTCAAGAAAATCCAGAATTTCAAGCGGCCCAGTCCCTAGGCTGTCACATTTTTCATCGGTCTGATGTTTTGTCTGCCCTCGTCGCCGAATATGACAGTGTGGCGGTAGGGGGAACCCACGGCAAAACAACGACCAGTAGTTTAATCGGCTATATTTTCCTGGTGGCCGGCGTTGACCCGACTATCATTGTCGGGGGCGAAGTGGATGCTTGGGATGGCAATGCTCGCCTCGGCCAGGGCAATTATTTGGTAGCTGAGGCCGACGAATCGGACGGCACATTGGTAAAGCTCCGTCCCCAGTTAGGGGTTGTCACAAACATTGAATTGGATCACCCGGATCATTATCAATCGCTGGATCAGGTGGTAGAAATTTTTCAAACCTTTGCCCAGCAGTGCGATCGCCTGATTGCTTGCGTGGACTGTCCCACCATCGCCACGGGGGTCGTGCCCTATCAGGTGGGCTATGGGTTACAGAATCTTGAACAAGCTGATTATTGGGCGACGGATATTCACTACGGTGCCACCTCGACCCAGGCAACCATTTGGGAACGGGGCGATCGCCTTGGGGAAATTAATTTAGCCCTGCTGGGTGCCCACAACCTGAGTAATGCCCTAGGGGCGATCGCCGCCGCCCGGTGTTGCGGTGTCCCCTTCGAGCCCATTGCCGAAGCTTTAGCTTCTTTTCAAGGGGCAAAACGACGGTTTGAAATTCGCGGTCAATACCAGGGTATTACCCTCATTGATGACTATGCCCACCACCCTAGTGAAATCGAAGTGACCCTCCAGGCAGCTCGACTCCGGGCTGGTCAAGGGCGACGCGTTGTGGCCATTTTTCAACCCCATCGGTATAGCCGTACCCAAGCTTTCTTCGATGAATTTGCAAAAGCTTTCAAAAACGCAGATGTGACCATAATTACTGATATTTATAGCGCCGGGGAGAAAAATGTAGATAACCTTACAGGTGAAGCCCTACAGCAGGCGATCGCCCATCAACAAGATGGTGACGTTGCCTATTACCCAGACCTCCAAAGCCTACCCACATGGTTAGCACCGCAACTGCAAACGGGGGATCTGGTACTGCTTCTGGGAGCCGGGAATCTCAACCAAACTATCCCAAGCCTCTTGGCTCAACTGTCTGCCAATGGCGACCCTGCGCTGCCCCAAGCGCCGTTGACCCAATGTTCTGCCCCAGACTAA
- a CDS encoding type I glyceraldehyde-3-phosphate dehydrogenase — MIRVAINGFGRIGRNFLRCWAGRENSQLQVVGINATTDTKSNAHMLRYDTMLGKFDGEIDYDANSLTVNGNVIKCCSDRNPLNLPWKEWGVDLVIESTGVFNTEEGSSKHITAGAQKVLITAPGKGGHIGTYVVGVNADQYGHDKQNVISNASCTTNCLAPIVKVLNDRFGIVKGTMTTVHSYTGDQRILDNSHRDLRRARAAAENIVPTSTGAAKAVALVIPEMKGKLNGIAMRVPTPNVSVVDLVAQVAKPTIAEEVNQVLKEASETYMKGILAYTEEPLVSCDFRGTDVSSTIDGSLTLAMDGDLIKVVAWYDNEWGYSQRVVDLAEIVAQNWQG; from the coding sequence GTGATTAGAGTAGCGATTAATGGATTTGGACGTATTGGACGCAACTTCTTGAGATGTTGGGCTGGTCGCGAAAACAGCCAACTCCAAGTCGTTGGGATCAATGCGACCACCGATACCAAAAGTAATGCCCACATGCTTCGTTATGACACGATGCTGGGTAAATTTGATGGCGAAATCGATTATGACGCCAACTCTCTGACTGTCAACGGCAACGTAATCAAATGCTGTTCCGACAGAAACCCCCTCAACCTCCCTTGGAAAGAGTGGGGCGTCGATTTGGTGATCGAATCTACCGGTGTATTCAACACCGAAGAAGGATCTTCTAAGCACATTACAGCTGGTGCACAAAAAGTATTGATCACAGCCCCTGGTAAAGGCGGCCATATCGGCACCTATGTAGTTGGTGTAAACGCCGATCAGTATGGCCACGACAAACAAAATGTCATCAGTAATGCCAGCTGTACCACCAACTGCCTCGCCCCCATTGTTAAAGTACTCAATGATCGTTTTGGGATCGTCAAAGGGACGATGACCACCGTCCACAGTTACACTGGCGACCAACGTATCCTCGACAACAGCCACCGGGATCTCCGTCGGGCGCGGGCAGCCGCAGAAAATATTGTGCCGACTTCTACTGGCGCAGCTAAAGCCGTTGCCTTAGTTATTCCCGAAATGAAGGGTAAGCTCAACGGGATCGCCATGCGGGTACCGACTCCCAACGTCTCCGTAGTTGACCTGGTTGCCCAAGTAGCGAAGCCCACCATTGCTGAGGAAGTTAACCAAGTTCTGAAAGAAGCTTCTGAAACCTACATGAAAGGGATTTTGGCTTACACCGAAGAACCCCTCGTCTCCTGTGACTTCCGGGGAACTGATGTCTCTTCCACCATTGACGGTAGCCTCACCCTCGCCATGGACGGTGACCTAATTAAAGTTGTGGCTTGGTACGACAACGAGTGGGGTTATTCTCAACGGGTTGTTGACCTCGCAGAAATCGTTGCCCAAAATTGGCAAGGGTAA
- a CDS encoding S-methyl-5'-thioadenosine phosphorylase yields the protein MADIKIGIIGGSGLYKMDALQDIEEITIETPFGAPSDRLISGTLDGTPVVFLPRHGRHHHLLPTELPFQANIYALKSLGVEYIISASAVGSLQGHIKPVDMVIPDQFIDRTRHRTDTFFGDGIVAHIAFGDPICPQLAKILGDAVASLNLEGVDLHRSGTYVCMEGPAFSTKAESNLYRSWGASIIGMTNLQEAKLAREAEIAYATLALVTDYDCWHPDHDSVTVEMVIGNLHKNATNAQKVIRAVVEKLAANPPQSAAHDALKYAILTPLDQVPASTKEKLALLLNKYL from the coding sequence ATGGCAGACATCAAAATTGGCATCATCGGCGGTAGCGGTCTCTACAAAATGGACGCCCTCCAAGACATCGAAGAAATTACCATTGAAACTCCCTTCGGTGCTCCAAGCGATCGCCTCATCAGCGGCACCCTCGACGGCACCCCTGTTGTCTTCCTCCCCCGCCATGGCCGCCACCACCATCTCCTCCCCACAGAGCTTCCGTTCCAAGCGAATATCTACGCCCTCAAATCCCTCGGCGTTGAATACATTATTTCTGCCTCGGCTGTGGGTTCTCTCCAGGGTCATATCAAACCCGTGGACATGGTCATTCCCGATCAATTTATTGACCGCACCCGTCACCGCACTGACACATTTTTTGGAGACGGGATCGTTGCCCACATTGCCTTCGGCGACCCCATTTGCCCTCAGTTGGCGAAGATCCTCGGTGATGCAGTGGCATCCTTAAATTTAGAAGGCGTTGATCTCCACCGGAGCGGCACCTATGTCTGCATGGAAGGCCCGGCCTTTTCTACTAAAGCCGAATCCAATCTCTACCGCAGTTGGGGCGCCAGCATCATTGGCATGACCAACCTTCAGGAAGCAAAACTGGCCCGGGAAGCAGAAATCGCCTATGCAACCCTCGCCCTCGTGACCGATTACGACTGTTGGCACCCCGACCATGACAGTGTCACCGTTGAAATGGTCATTGGCAATCTCCACAAAAATGCTACCAATGCCCAAAAAGTGATCCGGGCTGTCGTCGAAAAACTAGCGGCAAATCCTCCCCAGTCCGCTGCCCATGATGCCCTTAAATATGCGATTCTCACTCCCCTCGACCAAGTCCCAGCTAGCACCAAGGAGAAACTTGCCTTATTGCTCAACAAATACTTGTAA
- a CDS encoding peroxiredoxin yields the protein MLQFFRTILITVVAIAFMWFPGEAAIALGGPQPELNQLAPEFTLLGNDGEGKIQEFSLQDYRGQWVVLYFYPQDFTPGCTLEARRFQQDLPKYLERNVQVLGVSVDDVDSHEAFCDAEGLKFPLLADSTGDVSKQYGSYLTGYSLRHTYLIDPEGILRKIYLGVNPAIHSQEVLTDLDSLMANSSAQLPPMG from the coding sequence ATGTTGCAATTTTTTCGGACGATTCTCATTACTGTGGTGGCGATCGCCTTTATGTGGTTCCCCGGTGAGGCGGCGATCGCCCTGGGTGGCCCCCAGCCCGAACTCAACCAACTCGCCCCAGAATTCACCCTTTTGGGCAATGACGGCGAGGGGAAGATTCAAGAATTTTCTCTCCAAGACTACCGAGGCCAATGGGTCGTACTCTACTTTTATCCCCAGGATTTCACCCCTGGCTGTACCCTCGAAGCCCGCCGTTTCCAACAGGATCTTCCCAAATACCTGGAGCGTAATGTACAAGTCCTGGGGGTCAGCGTTGACGATGTCGATTCCCACGAAGCGTTCTGTGATGCCGAAGGCTTAAAGTTTCCCCTCCTGGCCGATAGCACCGGGGATGTGAGTAAACAATATGGCTCCTACCTGACGGGCTATTCCCTACGCCATACCTACCTCATTGATCCAGAAGGTATTTTGCGCAAAATTTATCTAGGGGTAAATCCCGCGATCCATAGCCAAGAAGTCCTTACAGACCTTGATTCTCTGATGGCAAATTCCTCAGCCCAGCTTCCCCCGATGGGTTAA
- a CDS encoding dihydrolipoamide acetyltransferase family protein, with translation MIHDIFMPALSSTMTEGKIVSWTKSPGDKVAKGETVVVVESDKADMDVESFNEGFLAAIIVDAGEEAPVGSAIALIAETEAEIPEAKQKAATLKGGSSAPAANPAPAPAPAAPSPEPAPVVAAPAPTPAAPTPAPVVNDGRIIASPRAKKLAKEFGVDLKTVPGSGPHGRIVAEDVEKAAGKAPTIAPAAVSTPAPTTSKPAAPAPAPVAVTPGEVVPLNTLQQAVVRNMNASLNVPTFHVSYDITTDALDALYKQIKSKGVTMTGLLAKAVAVTLQKHPVVNASFGDNAIQYSSGINVAVAVAMPDGGLITPVLQNADQMDIYSLSRKWKDLVDRARLKQLQPDEYSTGTFTLSNLGMFGVSSFDAILPPGQGSILAIGGAQPKVVATPDGLFGVKKQMTVNITCDHRIIYGADAAAFLKDLADLIENNTHSLTL, from the coding sequence ATGATTCACGATATTTTCATGCCCGCCCTCAGCTCTACGATGACCGAAGGTAAAATCGTTTCTTGGACTAAGTCCCCGGGAGATAAAGTCGCTAAAGGTGAAACCGTTGTCGTGGTGGAATCTGACAAAGCCGATATGGACGTTGAGTCTTTTAACGAAGGGTTTCTCGCGGCGATTATCGTTGATGCAGGGGAAGAGGCACCAGTGGGTTCGGCGATCGCCCTCATCGCTGAAACCGAAGCAGAAATTCCAGAGGCCAAACAAAAAGCCGCGACTCTGAAAGGGGGTAGTAGTGCTCCTGCTGCTAATCCTGCGCCTGCACCCGCCCCTGCGGCACCTAGTCCAGAACCGGCTCCCGTTGTGGCAGCCCCGGCGCCTACACCTGCGGCACCGACTCCCGCACCAGTGGTCAACGATGGCAGAATTATTGCTTCTCCGAGGGCGAAAAAACTCGCCAAAGAATTTGGTGTTGATCTTAAAACAGTGCCTGGTTCTGGCCCCCACGGTCGAATTGTCGCCGAAGATGTCGAAAAAGCCGCTGGTAAAGCACCTACTATTGCCCCTGCTGCCGTATCAACTCCAGCGCCGACAACCAGTAAGCCTGCCGCCCCAGCGCCAGCTCCCGTCGCTGTCACTCCTGGTGAAGTTGTCCCGCTGAATACGTTGCAACAGGCGGTTGTGCGGAATATGAATGCCAGCCTGAATGTACCCACCTTCCATGTGTCCTATGACATCACGACCGATGCCCTAGATGCCCTCTACAAGCAAATTAAGAGTAAGGGCGTCACCATGACAGGTCTATTGGCGAAGGCCGTGGCTGTGACCCTCCAGAAACATCCAGTAGTTAATGCCAGCTTTGGGGATAATGCGATCCAATACAGCAGTGGTATTAATGTGGCGGTGGCCGTTGCGATGCCCGACGGCGGCCTGATTACCCCTGTGCTGCAAAATGCCGATCAAATGGATATCTATTCCCTTTCCCGCAAGTGGAAAGATTTGGTAGACCGGGCGCGCCTCAAGCAACTGCAGCCCGATGAGTACAGCACTGGCACCTTTACCCTCTCTAACCTAGGGATGTTTGGGGTCAGCAGTTTTGATGCGATTTTGCCCCCTGGTCAAGGTTCTATTTTGGCGATTGGGGGTGCTCAACCTAAAGTCGTTGCGACGCCCGACGGTTTATTTGGTGTGAAAAAACAAATGACCGTCAATATCACCTGCGACCACCGCATTATTTATGGTGCCGATGCGGCAGCATTCCTTAAGGATTTAGCTGACTTGATTGAAAATAACACGCACAGTCTGACCCTTTAG
- the psbV gene encoding photosystem II cytochrome c-550: MNKILGIDPLKKFIFGISAFVLLFWQLNVGAANATALREVDRTVNLNETETVVLSDQQVAKGERIFINTCSTCHNSGRTKSNPNVTLSLVDLEGAEPRRDNILAMVDYLKNPTSYDGELDLSQLHPNTVRADIWSSMRNLNEEDLQNVSGYVLVQAQVRGVAWGGGKTVN, from the coding sequence ATGAATAAAATTCTGGGGATCGACCCACTCAAAAAATTTATTTTCGGGATTAGCGCATTCGTTTTACTATTTTGGCAACTCAATGTCGGCGCTGCCAATGCCACCGCCCTCCGGGAAGTAGACCGCACCGTCAACCTCAATGAAACCGAAACGGTCGTCCTCAGTGACCAGCAGGTTGCCAAAGGAGAGCGGATCTTTATCAACACCTGTTCCACCTGCCACAACAGCGGCCGGACAAAGAGCAACCCCAACGTAACCCTTTCTCTAGTCGATCTAGAAGGGGCAGAACCCCGCCGCGATAATATCCTGGCCATGGTGGACTATCTCAAAAATCCCACCTCCTACGATGGTGAATTAGACCTATCTCAGTTACACCCCAATACCGTCCGTGCCGACATCTGGAGTAGCATGCGTAACCTCAACGAAGAGGATCTGCAAAATGTTTCCGGTTATGTCCTCGTTCAAGCCCAGGTGCGTGGTGTTGCTTGGGGTGGTGGTAAAACCGTTAACTAA